The DNA region CCGACAACTCTTTTCTTACCGTCCTTCTTCCAGATCAGATCGAAGGCCTTCAGGTTCTTCGTGAAGGGTACTGGTTCGATGTTCCTCCTGTTCCTGGCGCTCTCGTCATCAACATCGGAGACCTTTTACAGGCAATTTTACCAACGAATATTTGCCTTGTATAATTGAACTTCCCTATAAATtcaaagttttaatattatttttgtgggGTTTGCGGTTTTTCCTGCAGCTTATAACAAACGATAAGTTCATCAGTTTGGAGCATAGAGTATTGGGGAACAGAGCCACAAGAGCTCGAGTGTCTGCCGCATGTTTCTTTACTACCGGCGTACGACCGGATCCTAGAGCGTACGGACCGATTAGAGAGCTTGTGTCTGAAGAAAACCCTCCAAAGTACAGAGAAACCACCATAAGAGAATACGCTACTAACTTTAATACCAAAGGACTTGACGGAACCTCTGCTTTGCtccattttaaaatatgaaacattgCGAGCAACCACTTTCCTACAAATATACGTCATGACTGTATATGTAACGTGGAGATGTGTGATTGTGTGAACCATGCGGAATTTATGGATTAAATATTGCCATTTCAATTTGGTGCAAATATGATGTAATCGGATATGGTTAATCAATTGAATTTCACTATTGAATGATGAACATGTTGGACATATGCatatattactaattaatttggATGTCATTTGTTTTTTGTGATTAGTTGAATTAGATGACAATATTTAAAGTTTGGTTAAGTAATGGTTTACTGGTTAATTATGGTCTTTCGATATCTTAGCATGTCTCTCTATGACTCTATCACAAGATCTGAGAATGCCAAATTCATTTTGGCAAGGCACGTgagacttttttgttttttctgcaaATAACTTTTATAGTTTAATGACTACGACTTGTCTGGCCCAGTCACTGTCACAAGcggttgtttttgtttatcaacGTTATCTCTTATCAATAGTTTAAGCAACTGGTCCCATCGTTAAACTTAAAGAACAGATATAGTTCATTCTCGTTTTATATGGGTTATTATCTTGTGTGATTGTAtcatattgctctgttttttaagaaacaaaacgatGGAGACGACGAATATTGCTTCATTCGATCGTGCCAGTGAGCTGAAAGCTTTCGATGAGATGAAAACGGGTGTGAAAGGACTCGTCGACGCCGGGGTTTCAAAGATTCCACGCATCTTCCATCACCCATCTGCCACATTATCAAACCCTAAACCACTTTCCTCTGACTTGCTACATCTCAAGACTATCCCAACGATCGATCTCGGGGGACGGGTGTTCGAGGACGTGACCAAGCGCAAGAACGCGGTTGAAGGGATAAAAAAAGCAGCAGCCAAGTGGGGTTTCTTTCAAGTGATTAACCATGGAGTTTCGCTTGATCTTCTTGAGAAGGTAAAAGATGGAGTTCGTGACTTTCACGACCAGTCCCCTGAAGTGAGGAAAGGTTTATACAGCCGAGATTTCAGCAGAAGGTTTCTGTATTTAAGTAATTTCCATCTCTTCAGTTCCCCATCTACAAGTTGGAGAGACACTTTGGCTTGTACCATGGCTCCAAATCCTCCGAAACCACATGATCTGCCAGAGATTCGTGGGTATATATGACTCCATTGCTTTAACTTGATCTTATGTGTTGTGTAATCTTCTCTTTATTCATATGGTGTGTATCACTGCATTGGTTTCAGGGATGTTATGCTGGAATACTCAAAGCAAGTGATGGTTTTGGGTGAATTTCTCTTTGAGCTTTTATCAGAAGCATTAGGGTTGAACCCTTATCATCTCAAGGACATGGATTGCTCCAAGGGTCTGATCATGCTCTCCCATTACTACCCACCCTGTCCAGAGCCTGACCTAACTTTAGGCACAAGTCAGCACTCCGATATCTCTTTTCTTACCGTCCTTCTTCCAGACCAGATCGAAGGGCTCCAGGTTCGTCGTGAAGGGTACTGGTTCGATGTTCATCATGTTCCTGGCGCTCTCGTCATCAACATCGGGGACCTCTTACAGGCTtgctcaaaattttgttttgtataattaatCTTTCCTATAAattcaaagttttaattttatttttgtgggtTTTATTGCAGCTTATAACAAACGACAAATTCATCAGTTTGGAGCATAGAGTATTGGCGAACAGAGCCACAAGAGCTCGAGTCTCTGTGGCATGTTTCTTTACCACCGGCGTAAGACCGGATCCTAGAGTGTACGGACCGATTACAGAGCTTGTGTCTGAAGAAAACCCTCCAAAGTACAGAGAGATCACCAT from Camelina sativa cultivar DH55 chromosome 3, Cs, whole genome shotgun sequence includes:
- the LOC104764527 gene encoding 1-aminocyclopropane-1-carboxylate oxidase homolog 3-like, which translates into the protein METTNIASFDRASELKAFDEMKTGVKGLVDAGVSKIPRIFHHPSATLSNPKPLSSDLLHLKTIPTIDLGGRVFEDVTKRKNAVEGIKKAAAKWGFFQVINHGVSLDLLEKVKDGVRDFHDQSPEVRKGLYSRDFSRRFLYLSNFHLFSSPSTSWRDTLACTMAPNPPKPHDLPEIRGDVMLEYSKQVMVLGEFLFELLSEALGLNPYHLKDMDCSKGLIMLSHYYPPCPEPDLTLGTSQHSDISFLTVLLPDQIEGLQVRREGYWFDVHHVPGALVINIGDLLQLITNDKFISLEHRVLANRATRARVSVACFFTTGVRPDPRVYGPITELVSEENPPKYREITIREYTTYSNAKGLDGTSALLHLKI